The proteins below come from a single Leifsonia sp. 1010 genomic window:
- a CDS encoding ROK family transcriptional regulator, which yields MTATQGLIPRGARNPGSQGALRHLNQERLVEFLLANGPSTQAELARGTGLSTATVSNIVRDMAAKGVVATSPVTSSGRRALLVQLTDTGDIAVGVDFGRRHVRIVLTTLGYDVIAEEQVALEPGYDVLGAVREAARLLDRMLAEGGHDRESVLAVGVGIPGPIDRRTGTVLQGAILPEWVGITRRELEDVFGFPVVVDNDANLGALAEVTWGANRGERNLIFVKIGTGIGAGLILNGQPYYGFLGITGELGHTPVAEHGVICRCGNRGCLETIASTSVMLESLGRGDGARTAADILRRGLDKDPAVLRVVSDAGTAIGQAIGNIANVINPELVLIGGPLVGLGDALLDPIRHGIRQNAIPIIAGTTTVRISSLGDRAESLGAAAIVIKGALAGQEG from the coding sequence ATGACCGCCACTCAGGGGCTGATCCCCCGTGGCGCACGCAATCCCGGGTCGCAGGGCGCACTGAGGCACTTGAACCAGGAACGACTCGTCGAGTTCCTCCTGGCCAATGGACCGTCCACCCAGGCTGAGCTGGCGCGCGGGACCGGCCTGTCCACCGCCACCGTGTCGAACATCGTTCGCGACATGGCGGCCAAGGGCGTGGTCGCGACCTCCCCGGTGACGTCGAGCGGGCGACGCGCGCTGCTCGTGCAGCTCACCGACACCGGCGACATCGCCGTCGGCGTCGACTTCGGCCGCCGCCACGTGCGGATCGTGCTCACCACCCTCGGCTACGACGTCATCGCCGAGGAGCAGGTGGCGCTCGAACCCGGCTACGACGTGCTCGGCGCCGTGCGCGAGGCGGCGCGGCTGCTCGACCGGATGCTGGCGGAGGGCGGCCACGACCGCGAATCGGTGCTCGCCGTCGGCGTCGGCATCCCCGGCCCCATCGACCGCCGCACCGGAACGGTCCTGCAGGGTGCCATCCTCCCCGAATGGGTCGGAATCACCCGGCGGGAGCTGGAGGATGTGTTCGGCTTTCCGGTCGTCGTCGACAACGACGCCAACCTGGGCGCTCTGGCCGAGGTCACCTGGGGCGCGAACCGCGGAGAGCGCAACCTGATCTTCGTCAAGATCGGCACCGGGATCGGCGCCGGTCTCATCCTGAACGGCCAGCCGTACTACGGGTTCCTCGGCATCACGGGCGAACTCGGTCACACGCCGGTCGCCGAGCATGGCGTCATCTGCCGCTGCGGCAACCGCGGCTGCCTGGAGACGATCGCGTCGACCAGCGTGATGCTCGAGTCGCTCGGGCGGGGCGACGGCGCTCGCACGGCCGCGGACATCCTGCGCCGCGGGCTCGACAAGGACCCGGCCGTCCTGCGGGTCGTCAGCGACGCGGGCACGGCAATCGGGCAGGCGATCGGCAACATCGCGAACGTGATCAACCCCGAGCTCGTGCTCATCGGCGGACCGCTGGTCGGCCTGGGCGACGCGCTGCTCGACCCGATCCGGCACGGGATACGGCAGAACGCCATCCCGATCATCGCCGGCACGACCACCGTCCGGATCTCGTCGCTGGGCGACCGCGCCGAATCGCTCGGAGCGGCCGCGATCGTCATCAAGGGCGCCCTCGCCGGGCAAGAGGGCTGA
- the mmsA gene encoding multiple monosaccharide ABC transporter ATP-binding protein, whose amino-acid sequence MPSNAVILEMRAITKEFPGVKALEDVSLTVHADEIHAICGENGAGKSTLMKVLSGVYPYGTYSGDIVYQGDVMRFKDIKSSEQQGIVIIHQELALIPELSITENIFLGNEPGRGGVINWGEAKRRAVELLARVGLSDDPDTQIKNIGVGKQQLVEIAKALNKNVKLLILDEPTAALNEAESQHLLDLILGLKGRGISSIIISHKLNEIERVADQITIIRDGRAIETLDVKADGVDEDRIIRGMVGRTLESRFPERTPDIGEKFFEVRNWVVQHPQVPDRLVVKNSSFYVRRGEIVGFAGLMGAGRTELAMSVFGHSYGTWVSGEIYKDGKEIRVRNVSEAIDNGMAYVSEDRKVLGLNLLDDIKQSVVAAKLKKIAKRGVVDDLQEYAVADEYRKLLRIRTPDVDRGVSTLSGGNQQKVVLAKWMFTDPDILILDEPTRGIDVGAKFEIYGIIQQLAAQGKGVIVISSELPELLGISDRIYTIFEGQITNEFPIAEATPETLLKSMTSAKKSPFTESAAR is encoded by the coding sequence ATGCCGTCGAACGCAGTCATCCTCGAGATGCGCGCGATCACCAAGGAGTTCCCGGGGGTCAAAGCGCTGGAGGATGTCTCCCTCACCGTCCACGCCGACGAGATCCACGCGATCTGCGGCGAGAACGGCGCGGGGAAGTCCACCCTCATGAAGGTCCTCTCCGGCGTGTACCCCTATGGGACGTACAGCGGAGACATCGTCTATCAGGGCGACGTGATGCGGTTCAAGGACATCAAGTCCAGCGAGCAGCAGGGGATCGTGATCATCCACCAGGAGCTCGCGCTCATCCCCGAGCTCTCGATCACCGAGAACATCTTCCTCGGCAACGAGCCCGGCCGCGGCGGCGTCATCAACTGGGGCGAGGCCAAGCGTCGTGCCGTCGAACTGCTCGCGCGCGTCGGCCTCTCCGACGACCCGGACACCCAGATCAAGAACATCGGCGTCGGCAAGCAGCAGCTCGTCGAGATCGCGAAGGCGCTCAACAAGAACGTCAAGCTCCTCATCCTCGACGAGCCCACCGCGGCGCTGAACGAGGCCGAGTCGCAGCACCTCCTCGACCTGATCCTCGGACTGAAGGGTCGCGGGATCAGCTCCATCATCATCAGCCACAAGCTCAACGAGATCGAGCGCGTGGCCGACCAGATCACCATCATCCGCGACGGTCGTGCGATCGAGACGCTCGACGTCAAGGCCGACGGCGTCGACGAGGACCGCATCATCCGCGGAATGGTCGGCCGCACGCTCGAGAGCCGCTTCCCCGAGCGCACGCCCGACATCGGCGAGAAGTTCTTCGAGGTGCGCAACTGGGTCGTCCAGCACCCGCAGGTCCCCGACCGCCTCGTGGTCAAGAACTCGAGCTTCTACGTCCGTCGCGGTGAGATCGTCGGCTTCGCCGGCCTCATGGGCGCCGGTCGCACGGAACTCGCCATGAGCGTCTTCGGCCACTCCTACGGCACCTGGGTCTCGGGCGAGATCTACAAGGACGGCAAGGAGATCCGCGTCCGCAACGTTTCCGAGGCCATCGACAACGGCATGGCCTACGTGAGCGAGGACCGCAAGGTGCTCGGCCTCAACCTCCTCGACGACATCAAGCAGTCCGTCGTCGCGGCGAAGCTCAAGAAGATCGCCAAGCGCGGCGTCGTCGACGACCTGCAGGAGTACGCGGTCGCCGACGAGTACCGCAAGCTCCTGCGCATCCGCACGCCCGACGTCGACCGCGGTGTCTCCACGCTCTCCGGCGGCAACCAGCAGAAGGTCGTCCTGGCCAAGTGGATGTTCACCGACCCGGACATCCTGATCCTGGACGAGCCGACGCGAGGCATCGACGTCGGCGCCAAGTTCGAGATCTACGGGATCATCCAGCAGCTGGCCGCGCAGGGCAAGGGCGTCATCGTGATCTCGTCGGAGCTGCCGGAGCTGCTGGGCATCTCCGACCGCATCTACACGATCTTCGAGGGTCAGATCACCAACGAGTTCCCCATCGCCGAGGCGACCCCCGAGACGCTCCTGAAGAGCATGACCTCAGCCAAGAAGTCCCCATTCACGGAAAGTGCGGCCCGATAG
- the mmsB gene encoding multiple monosaccharide ABC transporter permease: MTTQIPDTKKSGGLRDLGKMFGGGQSTGRQFGILGALVVIIILFEILTGGTTLEPVNLINLVNQNAYVLILAIGMVMVIIAGHIDLSVGSVAALVGIIVAKAMTDWNLPWPFAIVLGLLVGVAIGAWQGWWVAYVGVPAFIVTLAGMLIFRGLNQLIGNANTIPVPDGFTFIGGGYLPEWGPNTGFNNSTLLLGLIIAVVIALLEVRTRRNQTKMGSEKAPLWVSVFKVVVLDAVVLYATFLFASGRVGTSFPVSGIILGILIIVYSFVTRSTIFGRHIYAVGGNWHAAELSGVKIKRVNFFVMMNMSVLAALAGMVAVARSVSSGPQDGLGWELDAIAAVFIGGAAVSGGIGTVAGSIVGGLVIAVLNNGLQLLGVTSDKVQIIKGLVLLIAVGIDVYSKRRGGPSLIGRMFGGGKTQEANAAGAEQPAVLPTADEAEDSSRSLTS, from the coding sequence ATGACCACTCAGATCCCTGACACGAAGAAGTCCGGAGGACTGCGCGACCTCGGCAAGATGTTCGGAGGCGGCCAGTCCACCGGCCGTCAGTTCGGCATCCTGGGCGCCCTCGTCGTCATCATCATCCTGTTCGAGATCCTCACCGGCGGAACGACGCTCGAGCCGGTGAACCTCATCAACCTGGTGAACCAGAACGCCTACGTGCTCATCCTCGCGATCGGCATGGTTATGGTGATCATCGCGGGCCACATCGACCTGTCGGTCGGTTCCGTGGCGGCGCTGGTCGGCATCATCGTCGCCAAGGCGATGACGGACTGGAACCTCCCCTGGCCGTTCGCGATCGTCCTCGGCCTGCTCGTCGGTGTGGCCATCGGCGCCTGGCAGGGCTGGTGGGTCGCGTACGTCGGCGTCCCCGCGTTCATCGTGACCCTGGCCGGCATGCTCATCTTCCGCGGCCTCAACCAGCTGATCGGAAACGCGAACACCATCCCGGTGCCGGACGGCTTCACCTTCATCGGCGGCGGCTACCTGCCGGAGTGGGGCCCGAACACCGGCTTCAACAACTCCACGCTGCTGCTCGGTCTGATCATCGCGGTCGTCATCGCGCTGCTCGAGGTCCGCACCCGCCGCAACCAGACCAAGATGGGCTCCGAGAAGGCGCCGCTCTGGGTCAGCGTGTTCAAGGTGGTCGTGCTCGACGCCGTCGTCCTCTACGCGACCTTCCTGTTCGCGAGCGGCCGCGTCGGCACCTCGTTCCCGGTGTCGGGCATCATCCTCGGCATCCTGATCATCGTCTACTCGTTCGTCACCCGCAGCACCATCTTCGGTCGCCACATCTACGCGGTCGGCGGCAACTGGCACGCGGCGGAGCTCTCCGGCGTGAAGATCAAGCGCGTCAACTTCTTCGTGATGATGAACATGTCCGTGCTCGCCGCGCTGGCCGGCATGGTCGCGGTCGCCCGCTCGGTCTCCTCCGGCCCGCAGGACGGCCTCGGCTGGGAGCTCGACGCGATCGCCGCCGTGTTCATCGGTGGTGCCGCGGTCTCCGGCGGTATCGGAACCGTCGCCGGCTCCATCGTCGGTGGTCTCGTCATCGCGGTCCTCAACAACGGCCTGCAGCTGCTCGGCGTCACGAGCGACAAGGTCCAGATCATCAAGGGCCTCGTCCTGCTGATCGCGGTCGGCATCGACGTCTACTCGAAGCGCCGTGGCGGCCCCTCGTTGATCGGAAGGATGTTCGGCGGCGGCAAG